Proteins from a genomic interval of Amphiura filiformis chromosome 9, Afil_fr2py, whole genome shotgun sequence:
- the LOC140161012 gene encoding kynurenine/alpha-aminoadipate aminotransferase, mitochondrial-like — protein MPYVRFLNAVAKARRPSPIRQLTELLQKSPPTMISMATGMPNAEQFPFHEASFTLKDGNKVHISPSEMKNCLQYQATPGLPELRSWLKTMQKTIHNPPTWDLSGRPEQMDLMITTGSQHGMATVCDMLVTHGDKVLTANPLYSGTIAIMKPLGAKFIDIKTDAHGIIPEHLSEVMSAWPDKEQPHHSDSVNIPKLLYCVPNGDNPTGAGLTYERKAKIYAIARRYNLLILEDDPYYFLQFNKPRGRSFLSMDVDGRVLRFDSFSKMLSAGIRVGFVTGPKALLEKVNYNLQASVLHTSAVSQMIVYKLLEHWGLEEFLRHTEEVSDFYQGRKDVLLAAANEHLQGLAEWHEPSGGMFFWLKLLGIKDSHDLIMNKAREKEVLFVPGSAFTAHKDEKSQYVRACYSLATDEQMFEGMRRLAELIKEHQGKL, from the exons ATGCCCTACGTAAGGTTTCTAAACGCTGTGGCTAAGGCCAGGAGACCATCTCCAATTCGACAACTGA CTGAACTTCTACAGAAGAGTCCACCCACTATGATATCTATGGCTACAGGTATGCCTAATGCAGAACAGTTTCCATTTCATGAAGCTTCTTTTACACTAAA AGATGGTAATAAGGTGCACATTTCTCCAAGTGAAATGAAGAATTGTTTACAATATCAAGCAACACCTGG ATTGCCAGAATTACGTTCTTGGTTAAAAACAATGCAGAAAACAATACATAATCCTCCTACGTGGGATTTAAGTGGCAGACCAGAACAGATGGATCTCATGATAACAACAGGGAGTCAGCATGGTATGGCTACA GTATGTGACATGTTAGTAACACATGGAGATAAAGTACTAACTGCTAATCCGCTGTACTCAGGAACTATTGCAATT ATGAAGCCTTTAGGAGCCAAGTTCATTGATATAAAGACAGATGCTCATGGTATCATTCCTGAACATTTAAGTGAGGTTATGTCAGCATGGCCAGATAAAGAACAGCCACATCATAGTGACAG TGTGAATATACCCAAGCTACTTTATTGTGTACCCAATGGAGACAATCCAACAGGAGCTGGACTGACATATGAAAGAAAAGCGAAGATATATGCGATTGCCAGGCGATACAACCTTCTTATACTTGAAGATGATCCATATTATTTCTTACAATTTAATAAG CCAAGAGGGCGTAGTTTTCTATCTATGGATGTGGATGGAAGAGTGTTAAGGTTTGACTCCTTCTCAAAGATGCTTTCAGCAGG TATTCGAGTTGGATTTGTGACGGGCCCTAAAGCTTTGCTTGAGAAAGTCAACTATAATCTACAAGCATCTGTGTTACATACAAGTGCTGTATCACAG ATGATTGTATACAAACTATTAGAACATTGGGGTTTGGAAGAATTCCTCCGTCATACAGAAGAAGTGTCGGATTTTTATCAGGGAAGAAAAGATGTTTTGTTAGCTGCTGCTAATGAGCATTTACAAG GGCTTGCAGAATGGCATGAACCATCAGGTGGTATGTTTTTCTGGCTCAAACTCCTAGGCATAAAAGACTCACATGACTTGATAATGAACAAAGCCAGAGAGAAAGAGGTACTTTTTGTACCTGGCAGTGCTTTTACAGCTCATAAAGATGAGAAATCGCAGTATGTGAGGGCGTGCTACTCCTTGGCCACTGACGAACAGATGTTTGAG GGCATGAGAAGACTAGCAGAACTCATTAAAGAACACCAAGGGAAGCTGTGA